A genomic region of uncultured Roseibium sp. contains the following coding sequences:
- a CDS encoding ABC transporter permease subunit, translating into MADDNVAAPVKRSLGGWLLIAVPYFWLFLFFLAPFLIVVKISLSQTAIAIPPYVPTFELSEGWQAFTESFAEFSFENYVWLTEDALYWKSYLSSVSIAAVSTFLTLLIGYPIAYGMARSPQSWRPTLLMLVILPFWTSFLIRVYAWIGILKNEGLLNQLLLSMGLISEPLVILNTNAAVYVGIVYSYLPFLVLPLYASLERLDGTLLEAAEDLGCPAWKAFWKITVPLSLPGIIAGCFLVFIPAVGEFVIPDLLGGSNTLMIGKTLWVEFFNNRDWPVSSAVAVILLLILVIPIVLFQNQQQKMSEKDG; encoded by the coding sequence CCGGTCAAGCGAAGCCTCGGGGGATGGCTGCTGATCGCCGTTCCCTACTTCTGGCTGTTTCTGTTTTTCCTGGCGCCTTTCCTGATCGTCGTGAAGATCTCGCTGTCCCAGACGGCGATCGCGATCCCGCCCTACGTGCCGACCTTCGAACTGTCGGAGGGATGGCAGGCTTTTACCGAGAGCTTTGCCGAGTTTTCGTTCGAGAACTACGTGTGGCTGACGGAGGATGCCCTCTACTGGAAATCCTACCTTTCGTCCGTCTCCATTGCCGCCGTCTCGACCTTCCTGACGCTTCTGATCGGTTATCCGATCGCCTACGGCATGGCGCGCAGCCCCCAGTCCTGGCGGCCAACGCTGCTGATGCTGGTGATCCTGCCTTTCTGGACGAGCTTCCTGATCCGCGTCTACGCCTGGATCGGTATCCTGAAGAACGAGGGGCTGCTGAACCAGCTGCTCCTTTCTATGGGCCTGATCAGCGAACCGCTGGTCATCCTGAATACCAATGCGGCGGTCTATGTCGGGATCGTCTATTCCTACCTGCCGTTCCTCGTGCTGCCGCTCTACGCCAGCCTTGAAAGGCTCGACGGAACCCTGCTCGAGGCTGCCGAGGATCTCGGCTGCCCGGCCTGGAAGGCGTTCTGGAAAATCACGGTGCCGCTGTCGCTCCCGGGTATCATCGCCGGCTGCTTTCTGGTGTTCATTCCCGCCGTTGGGGAATTTGTCATCCCGGATCTTCTCGGCGGCTCGAACACGCTCATGATCGGCAAGACGCTCTGGGTCGAATTCTTCAACAACCGGGACTGGCCGGTCTCCTCGGCGGTTGCGGTGATCCTGCTTCTGATCCTCGTCATCCCGATCGTGCTGTTCCAGAACCAGCAACAGAAAATGTCGGAGAAAGACGGATGA
- a CDS encoding ABC transporter permease yields MTRGPTWFNITSLVVGFSFLYLPIVLLVIYSFNESRLVTVWGGFSTKWYASLLQNDQLLDAAWVTLRVAFTSATIATVLGTLAALVLVRSGRFIGRSLFSGMIFAPLVMPEVILGLSLLLLFVAMDTARGFWTVMLAHTTFAMCYVAVVVQSRLVGFDKSVEEAAEDLGCPPVKTFFLITLPIILPGVIAGWMLAFTLSLDDLVIASFTTGPGATTLPMKIYSQVRLGVTPEINAVCTILVAFVTIGVIAASLATKRQQIQRERDERAAFGADN; encoded by the coding sequence ATGACGCGCGGCCCGACATGGTTCAACATCACCTCGCTGGTCGTCGGCTTTTCGTTCCTGTACCTGCCGATCGTGCTCCTGGTGATCTACTCCTTCAACGAGAGCCGGCTGGTCACGGTCTGGGGCGGGTTCTCCACCAAGTGGTATGCGTCGCTGCTGCAGAACGATCAGTTGCTCGACGCCGCCTGGGTCACGCTGCGCGTCGCCTTCACGTCGGCGACGATCGCGACCGTGCTCGGCACGCTGGCAGCTCTGGTGCTGGTCCGGTCCGGCCGGTTCATCGGCCGCTCGCTGTTTTCGGGCATGATCTTTGCGCCGCTGGTCATGCCGGAGGTCATTCTCGGTCTGTCGCTGCTGCTGCTGTTCGTGGCCATGGACACGGCCCGCGGCTTCTGGACCGTGATGCTGGCGCATACGACCTTTGCCATGTGTTACGTCGCCGTTGTCGTCCAGTCTCGCCTTGTCGGCTTCGACAAGTCCGTGGAAGAGGCCGCGGAAGATCTCGGCTGCCCGCCGGTCAAGACGTTTTTCCTGATCACGCTGCCGATCATCCTGCCGGGCGTCATTGCCGGCTGGATGCTGGCCTTCACGCTGTCGCTGGACGATCTGGTGATCGCAAGCTTCACCACCGGGCCGGGCGCAACCACCCTGCCGATGAAGATCTACTCCCAGGTGCGCCTCGGCGTGACGCCCGAGATCAACGCCGTCTGCACGATCCTGGTGGCGTTCGTGACCATCGGCGTGATTGCCGCTTCACTGGCCACCAAACGCCAGCAGATCCAGCGTGAACGCGATGAAAGGGCAGCCTTTGGCGCGGATAACTGA
- a CDS encoding DUF6460 domain-containing protein, which translates to MYPFWSTLFRIAVFSLLVGAGLSFVNVSAEDILGSVGLSPLELWIYMIEFKDWAVPNMILGAFIVVPVWLVLYLIRPPRAG; encoded by the coding sequence GTGTATCCATTCTGGTCGACACTTTTCAGGATCGCAGTGTTTTCCCTGCTCGTGGGTGCGGGGCTGTCCTTCGTCAATGTCTCGGCGGAGGACATTCTCGGATCCGTCGGCCTCAGCCCGCTGGAACTCTGGATCTACATGATCGAATTCAAGGACTGGGCCGTTCCGAACATGATCCTCGGCGCTTTCATCGTGGTCCCCGTGTGGCTGGTGCTCTACCTGATCCGCCCGCCGCGCGCCGGCTGA
- a CDS encoding CoA transferase subunit A — protein sequence MNKIYPDAKAALDGLTFDGMTVMAGGFGLCGIPENLIIALRESGAKDITAISNNAGVDDFGLGLLLQTRQIKKMVSSYVGENATFEKQYLNGELELEFNPQGTLAERIRAGGAGIPGFYTKTGVGTLIAEGKEHKDFGGETYIMETGLVADVSLVKAWKADKEGNLIYRKTARNFNPMMATAGKVCVVEVEEIVEIGELDADNIHTAGIFVDRIIIGDHEKRIEKRTTRAA from the coding sequence ATGAACAAAATATATCCGGACGCAAAGGCCGCCCTGGACGGGCTGACCTTTGACGGCATGACTGTGATGGCCGGCGGATTTGGCCTGTGCGGCATTCCGGAGAACTTGATCATAGCGCTCAGGGAATCGGGCGCGAAGGACATCACCGCGATTTCCAACAATGCGGGTGTCGATGACTTCGGCCTCGGCCTTCTCCTGCAGACGCGTCAGATCAAGAAGATGGTTTCGTCCTATGTGGGCGAGAACGCGACCTTCGAGAAACAGTATCTGAACGGCGAACTGGAGCTTGAATTCAACCCGCAGGGAACCCTCGCCGAAAGAATTCGTGCGGGCGGTGCCGGCATCCCGGGTTTCTACACCAAGACAGGTGTTGGCACGCTGATCGCCGAAGGCAAGGAACACAAGGATTTCGGCGGCGAGACCTACATCATGGAAACCGGTCTTGTGGCCGACGTGTCCCTCGTGAAGGCCTGGAAGGCCGACAAGGAAGGCAACCTGATCTACCGGAAAACCGCGCGCAACTTCAACCCGATGATGGCGACCGCCGGCAAGGTCTGTGTGGTCGAGGTCGAGGAGATCGTCGAGATCGGTGAACTCGATGCCGACAACATTCACACCGCCGGCATTTTCGTCGACCGCATTATCATCGGCGATCATGAAAAACGCATCGAAAAGCGCACGACGCGCGCAGCCTGA